GGATGGATCAAGTACGATGAGCGGGTATTCACCGAGTCCCTGGCAAATGACCCCCGCATGCGTGAACAGCTGCAGTGCCGGCACGTTGGGTGTGGCTTCGGGGCCGATCTCCGTGATCACGGGACCCTGCTCACCTGGCATCTGCACGATACGCATGCCGCGCGTCGTAACATCATGGCTGAAAAGCACCGGGGATGCTTCGAGTCCGATGCTGCGGCAAAGCTGCGCAAGCATCACAGCCCTGTCGAGATCCGAGCCGACGTTGAATTCGAGAATCTCCTCAACGGGACGAGCGCGATACCCGATCAGATCGAGCGGGACGCTGCAGCGTCCAACGCGCTTTGCAACCCAGTCGCGCAAGGCCAGCGCACTTGCCAGTGGCGTCGCATGCTGCCTGTTGATCATTTCCCCGAGTTCGAGCACATGTGGCGGCAGGGGGCGCGGTCCCTCCGGTCCGAACACATGCAGGGCGATTGCATCATAGTTGCTCGTGCTGAAGTACAGTACGGGAAGCACCCTCTGGGGCGCGGACTGATGGGCTTCCGTCTCATACTGCGGGATATGTTTCCGTGTCCATGTATACACGGTGTTTCCCGCTTCCGTTGTAATCACGGGCTGGATATCGTCGCGGGCGAATCCCCATTGCAGTTCGGTGCCTTCGGGAACGACGACGCGAATGCTCATCTGCACCACATGATTCCTGCTGCCGCACACCACGCGTCCCATGAGTCCGGGATACATCCCCGGTTTGCTTTCCAGCGTGTACGCGAAATCGACAACCGCACCGGCCTCGAGTCCGGTATGCGTCACCACCATCTCACGCAGATGGTTGAAAGGAACCGCGTGCGCGGCAGACCGCGGCAGCACCTCATTGTATGCATTCACCGGGGATGGCACGACGCTGCCGTCGCGCATCGTGGTTTCGGATCGCGTTACGTCCAGCGTCTGCCATTTGGGATTGTAGGTGATGAACGACTCCCCGTACTCGCGCGTGAAGGCGAACGGGGTGAGCAGCTTCAGTTTGCTGCTGTAACTGTAGAGCGTCGAGCCGTCGGGACGAAGCAGGTATTCATGCTGAATATTTTCGTACACGGCGTCGGTTGTATCCTGCGCGCGGAGTGCCGAGGAAGCTGCCGCGAGGATCAGAATGCTGAGTGCAATACGCTTGATCATGGCTGCCTCCTTATTTGCTGAGAATGACGGGGGTGTCGGAAAGTTGCTTACGCGCCATGAGACAGCTTCGGAACAGTGGCCACTCCCCTGCCTCATACACCCGCTTCTCCATGCGATGTGTGAGACTGGAACGAAGGATGTTTCCTTCCAGACGCACGTTGCTGCGGAACCCCGCGACCGCTCCTTCTATCATATTGTCGTCCGGTACCTTGACCGGCGTCATTGTGCCCGGCAGGGTGATATTATCCTGCAGTTCCACCAGGCGCGAACAGCGTTGACGGAAGCCGTATTTCCTCTGCTCGAGACTGGTATTCGTACGCAGTTCCGGAGCATTGCTGTAGTCATCGAACGGATTGCGCAGAAGCATCGGGGTGAAATACATCTGTTTGCCGATCACACGGGCGAAGTGCGGAATACGATAGGTCAGTGTGACGGAGAAGGGTTTACTCAGATCGTATACGTCTGTCATTTCCTGATGCAGCAGTTCCGCCGCGGGATAAGCATTTGCCAGCAGTTGCGTGTAGACATCCTCCCAGGAACTGCGATGTGATCGTGCGAAAGCACGGCGCATGAGCGCGTCACTCTGTCCTTCCGCCTCGATCACGACCGTTCCCGCCAGCGTGCCGTCATTCTCCAGCGTCGCGTTGTTCGTGGCCTTCCAGTAATGATTCTGCGGCGGGGAAACCGGTGTGGACATGATGTCGGCGCCACCGGGGATACCGAGAAGGAATTGCTGCTGCTGTTCGGCGGAGGACCACATTTCCCGCACGCCAGGAATCCATGTTGGATCAAGCAACATCCATGATCCGTTGCTGCGTTTGACGACGGCGACACTGTGATTGAACTGGTCGGCCGGGATCCTTTCAATACGCGAACCTGCCATGGTCATCGCAGGATACGATTCGAATCCCGCAGCGCGAAGCATGGTCACCAGCATACCGGCTTTGTCCTTGCACACACCGCAGCGGTCACTGAATGTCATCGCACCGGGATGCAGCGTATAACCTTCCCCTTCTCCCATCGAGATGCCGGAATAACGAATTTCTTCGGCCACCCAGTGGTTGAGGATCGCAATTTTCTCGAGTTCGTCATCGACGCCATCGAGAAGTTCATCCGTCTTATCCTGCACCTCCGAGGTCACTTCGAAACTCCCGAAATCCTCATTTACGCCATGGAACCAGACCGACTTTGCATACCAGTCAGGCGACGTCGACATGAGGAGCTTCGTTGCGACGTCGGACGGCGCAACCATATCCGGCTCCCGCTCGAACGGTTTGATATTCCGCTTGTACCAGCAATACGTAATCTTTCCGGGTTTGGTGTACATTCCCGCCGTCGGATGCAGCTGATCGGGCGGCGTTTCATGCTGTGCCGCGGAAGGATTCATCTCCACGGTGACGCGGCGACTGTCTTTCGGATGAAAATGGACATAGGAGGAAAGCTCACCGTTGTACACCTCGTACTGCAGGGGCTTGTTCTCCGGAACCAGCACGCGATACACCTTTTCGACGACAGGTACCGATGACCAGAATTCCACGATCTCGTAGAAATGCCCCTTCATCGGCGGGATAAACCGGCTTTCGTCATCCCCGTCCTGCAGCAGCGCGTAGGTAAAGCCCTTGCGGAATGCCACGATCTCGACGGCATCGCCGACTTCCAGCCAGCCGACAGGAGCCATTTTCTGCCGCGCGCCCCAGTAGATCGCCCGTGCAGGAGCAGCATAATCCACTACCCTGTCCATCGGTACACTTTCCACCAGTCCGCTTTTCCGGTAAATGCGCACGCTCCTGATCTCGACATCCGCGGATAGCGGATCATAGTCATAGGTCACCTGACGCATACTGCGCGCCCCCTCCTCGGTCAGAATTTTCACGAGGCGGTGCATGCGAACGTGGCTCAGTCCGCTGTCCATTACATCGACATCGGTACTGTCGTACGCCACAACGACATCCTGGCCGGGATAATCCTCCGGCTCACCGGCTGCCATGAGACGGTAATGATTGCTGTCGAGCTGCGCATATGCTGCAGTCGCCAAAAAGGCGATTGAGAATATCGCCAGGAACAATCCATGTAGTCGTTGCTTCATCACAAATACCTGCTGTTACACGAGACTCAATTGGTGGGCGCGGCTTCGCGGTTCTCGAAGTATAGTAAAAATCCGGGAATCTGACGAGAGCAGCGCTTTCGCCTTCGTCGTCGCGCTGTTCAAACTGCGGCGGACAGCAGCACGGGAATCTTGGGATGAGGCGCAGGGGATGGAAGCAAAAACGGGTCCCTGAAGGACCCGTTTTCGCCGAGAGAAAAAATTCTGTGTCTAGCGGGAGTAGTATTCGATGACCAGGGAGAACTCGCAGACCACAGGGATCTTCTCGCGCTCGGGTTCGGCGAGCAGCGACACGGAGAGTTCGGGTTTGGAGATCGAGAGATACTCGGGGGGACGCGCAGATTTGACCGCGTCATTGAACATATC
This portion of the bacterium genome encodes:
- a CDS encoding DUF3857 domain-containing protein; translated protein: MIKRIALSILILAAASSALRAQDTTDAVYENIQHEYLLRPDGSTLYSYSSKLKLLTPFAFTREYGESFITYNPKWQTLDVTRSETTMRDGSVVPSPVNAYNEVLPRSAAHAVPFNHLREMVVTHTGLEAGAVVDFAYTLESKPGMYPGLMGRVVCGSRNHVVQMSIRVVVPEGTELQWGFARDDIQPVITTEAGNTVYTWTRKHIPQYETEAHQSAPQRVLPVLYFSTSNYDAIALHVFGPEGPRPLPPHVLELGEMINRQHATPLASALALRDWVAKRVGRCSVPLDLIGYRARPVEEILEFNVGSDLDRAVMLAQLCRSIGLEASPVLFSHDVTTRGMRIVQMPGEQGPVITEIGPEATPNVPALQLFTHAGVICQGLGEYPLIVLDPSLDTQGGPCPSQYTTGYFMPIEGLPPQIWHYAIGPSYSTSSMTSDWSLGGDGYVSGRSSISVNGVHSAVFDSSGFQKSARASLVNAAQGLHAEAGPMTVQQGTTSVCEVSVDAKDPLKGIGGYFRFQIPLPPEGISALHLPIGDYNRITPVSLPGRMKEETRLVLHLEGYHAVDVPSPVEFQNNIGSIRSVIKADAHDVEVTRVLTIDVDEVKPEGYVDLQALLRAWRNPSHNTLLFKQN
- a CDS encoding DUF3857 and transglutaminase domain-containing protein, with amino-acid sequence MKQRLHGLFLAIFSIAFLATAAYAQLDSNHYRLMAAGEPEDYPGQDVVVAYDSTDVDVMDSGLSHVRMHRLVKILTEEGARSMRQVTYDYDPLSADVEIRSVRIYRKSGLVESVPMDRVVDYAAPARAIYWGARQKMAPVGWLEVGDAVEIVAFRKGFTYALLQDGDDESRFIPPMKGHFYEIVEFWSSVPVVEKVYRVLVPENKPLQYEVYNGELSSYVHFHPKDSRRVTVEMNPSAAQHETPPDQLHPTAGMYTKPGKITYCWYKRNIKPFEREPDMVAPSDVATKLLMSTSPDWYAKSVWFHGVNEDFGSFEVTSEVQDKTDELLDGVDDELEKIAILNHWVAEEIRYSGISMGEGEGYTLHPGAMTFSDRCGVCKDKAGMLVTMLRAAGFESYPAMTMAGSRIERIPADQFNHSVAVVKRSNGSWMLLDPTWIPGVREMWSSAEQQQQFLLGIPGGADIMSTPVSPPQNHYWKATNNATLENDGTLAGTVVIEAEGQSDALMRRAFARSHRSSWEDVYTQLLANAYPAAELLHQEMTDVYDLSKPFSVTLTYRIPHFARVIGKQMYFTPMLLRNPFDDYSNAPELRTNTSLEQRKYGFRQRCSRLVELQDNITLPGTMTPVKVPDDNMIEGAVAGFRSNVRLEGNILRSSLTHRMEKRVYEAGEWPLFRSCLMARKQLSDTPVILSK